In Rubrobacter radiotolerans DSM 5868, a genomic segment contains:
- a CDS encoding alpha-amylase family glycosyl hydrolase, which yields MSCSWWQGAVVYQVYPRSFCDASGDGVGDLQGIKSKLGYLAWLGVDAVWLSPVFPSPMVDFGYDVSDYKDVHPMFGTLQDFDALVAEAHRLGLKVILDYVPNHSSDEHPWFVEARSSRKSPKRDFYVWRDPKPEGKLPNNWLSEFGGPAWTFEECTGQFYYHAYHPRQPDLNWRNEELVREMLDVLRFWMERGVDGFRVDAIRHLVEDENFRDNLPNPDWREGDSPYEAQLAVNTTSRPETYRAVGKMRQTVDEFGERTGKELALIGEVYLPVAQLVSYYGGAEHGPLFDAPTNMHFTRLDAGSWNARDLAAHVEEYEAALPAGAWPNWVLGNHDRPRVASRLGAERARVAAMLLLTLRGTPTIYYGDELGMTDGEIPPGAERDPVAKSAPGYGRDPVRTPMHWDGTPSAGFTTGEPWLPVAGNHREVNVEAERKDPRSSLSLYRRLLALRRSEPALSVGSYRTVSADGDVFAYAREGKRESLLVVLNLGSEPASLPLSGPGRILLSTRLDREGEKVEGELPLRPDEGLVLRVLQR from the coding sequence GTGAGCTGTTCGTGGTGGCAGGGGGCGGTCGTATACCAGGTCTATCCGCGCTCGTTTTGCGACGCGAGCGGCGACGGGGTGGGCGACCTCCAGGGGATAAAGTCGAAGCTCGGCTACCTCGCGTGGCTCGGGGTGGATGCGGTCTGGCTCTCGCCGGTCTTCCCCTCGCCGATGGTGGACTTCGGCTACGACGTCTCGGACTACAAGGACGTGCATCCGATGTTCGGGACGCTCCAGGACTTCGACGCGCTCGTGGCCGAGGCGCACCGGCTGGGGCTGAAGGTGATCCTCGACTACGTCCCGAACCACTCCTCAGACGAGCACCCCTGGTTTGTGGAGGCGCGCTCCTCGCGAAAGAGCCCGAAGCGCGACTTCTACGTCTGGCGCGACCCGAAGCCCGAGGGCAAGCTCCCGAACAACTGGCTGAGTGAGTTCGGCGGCCCGGCGTGGACCTTCGAGGAGTGCACCGGACAGTTCTACTACCACGCCTACCATCCGAGGCAACCCGACCTGAACTGGCGCAACGAGGAGCTTGTCCGGGAGATGCTCGACGTCCTGCGCTTCTGGATGGAGCGAGGCGTGGACGGTTTTCGGGTGGATGCGATCCGCCACCTCGTCGAGGACGAGAACTTCCGGGACAACCTGCCGAACCCCGACTGGCGCGAGGGGGACTCGCCCTACGAGGCGCAGCTCGCCGTCAACACCACGAGCCGACCGGAGACGTACCGGGCCGTCGGGAAGATGCGACAGACCGTGGACGAGTTCGGCGAGCGAACGGGGAAGGAGCTGGCCCTGATCGGCGAGGTCTACCTCCCGGTCGCGCAGCTCGTGAGCTACTACGGCGGCGCGGAGCACGGCCCGCTCTTCGACGCCCCGACGAACATGCACTTCACCCGCCTCGACGCCGGAAGCTGGAACGCGCGCGACCTCGCGGCGCACGTCGAGGAGTACGAGGCCGCCCTGCCGGCCGGTGCGTGGCCGAACTGGGTTCTCGGCAACCACGACCGGCCGCGCGTCGCGAGCCGCCTCGGGGCCGAGCGCGCCCGCGTCGCGGCGATGCTCCTCCTGACGCTCCGCGGAACACCGACCATCTACTACGGCGACGAGCTAGGGATGACCGACGGGGAGATACCGCCCGGTGCCGAGCGGGACCCGGTGGCCAAAAGCGCCCCCGGCTACGGCCGCGACCCCGTCCGGACCCCCATGCACTGGGACGGAACCCCAAGCGCAGGCTTCACGACTGGCGAGCCCTGGCTCCCGGTCGCCGGAAACCACCGGGAGGTCAACGTCGAGGCCGAGCGCAAGGACCCGCGCTCCTCCCTGTCGCTCTACCGCAGGCTCCTCGCCCTGCGACGCTCGGAGCCCGCCCTCTCCGTCGGCAGCTACCGGACGGTCTCTGCGGACGGCGACGTGTTCGCCTACGCTCGCGAGGGGAAGAGAGAAAGCCTCCTTGTCGTGCTGAACCTCGGCTCCGAACCCGCCTCCCTGCCCCTCTCCGGGCCGGGCCGTATCCTGCTCTCGACGCGCCTGGATCGGGAAGGGGAGAAGGTCGAGGGGGAGCTGCCGCTGCGGCCGGACGAGGGGCTGGTGCTGCGCGTCCTTCAGAGGTAG
- a CDS encoding MFS transporter produces the protein MNLRLLVLALGTFAIGTGSFVFAGLLEGVAAGMGVSVPAAGNLITVFALTYALAAPPLATLTSNVPRRTLLFFAMALFLLANLASAFAPSFEVLLVSRVVAALGAAMFTPNAAAVASSLAAPEARGRALSVVTGGMTVAFVLGIPFGSLVGAYFGWRSTFVLVGILALVALAGVRSLPAVPSPPAVSLAERVGILRRVPVLVTLLIMMLGMLGGFVAFTYIGPILSSVTGFGGFGVSVLLLVFGGAAVVGNSLGGYGADNFNYRRFVAALVTVQSLSLLALSPLFLLSGTVFAVAAAGAVLVVWGAAGFALNPLQQHRLTRLAPEAQNVALSLNASSIYLGQGLGAGLGALALGPGSLSHLGLVAAASTVCALFVVLRFVEPAKPQAPDFSREAGG, from the coding sequence ATGAACCTCCGGTTGCTCGTTCTCGCGCTCGGGACGTTCGCTATCGGGACCGGGAGCTTTGTCTTTGCGGGGCTTCTCGAAGGGGTCGCCGCCGGGATGGGTGTCTCCGTCCCGGCGGCCGGGAACCTTATAACGGTCTTTGCCCTGACATACGCGCTCGCCGCTCCGCCGCTTGCGACGCTGACCTCGAACGTCCCGCGGCGGACGCTGCTCTTCTTTGCGATGGCGCTCTTTCTGCTTGCGAACCTCGCCTCGGCCTTCGCCCCGAGCTTCGAGGTGCTGCTCGTCTCGCGCGTCGTGGCGGCGCTCGGTGCGGCGATGTTCACCCCGAACGCGGCGGCGGTCGCGTCGAGCCTCGCGGCTCCGGAAGCGCGGGGCCGGGCGCTCTCGGTTGTCACGGGCGGTATGACGGTCGCGTTCGTGCTCGGCATCCCGTTCGGCTCGCTCGTGGGCGCTTACTTCGGGTGGCGCTCGACGTTCGTGCTCGTAGGTATTCTGGCGCTCGTCGCGCTTGCAGGGGTCAGGTCCCTGCCCGCCGTACCGTCCCCGCCCGCCGTGAGCCTCGCCGAGCGGGTCGGCATCCTGCGCCGGGTCCCGGTGCTGGTAACGCTGCTGATCATGATGCTCGGGATGCTCGGCGGCTTCGTCGCATTCACCTACATCGGACCGATCCTCTCCTCCGTTACGGGCTTCGGCGGGTTCGGGGTGAGCGTCCTCCTGCTCGTCTTCGGGGGGGCGGCGGTCGTCGGGAACAGCCTCGGGGGCTACGGGGCGGACAACTTCAACTACCGGCGCTTCGTTGCGGCTCTCGTTACCGTGCAGAGCCTCTCTCTGCTCGCGCTCTCGCCGCTCTTTCTCCTGTCGGGAACAGTGTTTGCGGTCGCGGCTGCGGGTGCGGTGCTCGTCGTGTGGGGGGCGGCGGGGTTCGCGCTGAACCCTCTGCAACAGCACCGCCTGACGCGCCTCGCTCCGGAAGCGCAGAACGTCGCCCTCTCGCTGAACGCGTCCTCGATCTACCTCGGACAGGGTCTCGGCGCGGGACTCGGGGCGCTCGCCCTCGGGCCTGGCTCGCTCTCGCACCTCGGCCTCGTCGCGGCCGCCTCGACGGTCTGCGCTCTGTTCGTCGTCCTCCGCTTCGTCGAGCCCGCGAAGCCGCAGGCGCCGGATTTCTCCCGAGAGGCTGGCGGGTAA
- a CDS encoding SDR family oxidoreductase, which translates to MKVAIAGAAGQIGRKTVTLLLDNGHEVRGLARKDEQLRDLEEAGAEGFRLDLEADGDERVREAVRGADAVIFTAGAGPGSGDARKETMDYGGAVKLIEACRSEGVRRYLIVSSMGYADPGGAGKMENYLLAKLKADVALQTSDLDYTIIRPGRLTDDEGTGRIDAAPQLGRYGEIPRADVAAVLLAALESENTVRRAFEVLSGETEIPDALSGL; encoded by the coding sequence ATGAAGGTAGCCATAGCGGGAGCGGCGGGTCAGATCGGCCGCAAGACCGTCACTCTTCTTCTCGACAACGGCCACGAGGTGCGCGGGCTCGCCCGTAAGGACGAGCAGCTCCGGGACCTCGAAGAGGCGGGCGCGGAAGGCTTCCGCCTCGACCTAGAAGCCGATGGGGACGAGCGCGTCCGGGAGGCCGTGCGCGGGGCCGATGCGGTGATCTTCACCGCCGGGGCCGGTCCGGGGAGCGGGGACGCGCGCAAGGAGACGATGGACTACGGCGGCGCGGTGAAGCTGATCGAAGCCTGCCGCTCCGAGGGTGTCCGGCGGTACTTGATCGTCTCTTCGATGGGCTACGCGGACCCGGGCGGTGCGGGGAAGATGGAGAACTACCTGCTCGCCAAGCTCAAGGCGGACGTCGCCCTTCAGACGAGCGATCTCGACTACACGATCATCCGTCCCGGCCGTCTCACCGACGACGAGGGCACGGGCCGCATAGACGCCGCGCCGCAGCTCGGCCGCTACGGGGAGATCCCCCGCGCCGACGTCGCCGCCGTCCTTCTCGCCGCCCTCGAATCGGAGAACACCGTCCGGCGCGCCTTCGAGGTCCTCTCCGGCGAGACCGAGATCCCGGACGCCCTCTCCGGCCTCTAG
- a CDS encoding EamA family transporter: MGQVRAGVARLERGFVASREAFGSVPPTGLVMLGIGCFQFGAALAKGLFEVAGPGGMVFMRVGFAALILALLWRPEFRGYTARQYALAAVFGAVLAAMNFAFYSSLARIPLGVAVTLEFTGPLTVAVLGSRRILDLLWVVLAAGGILLLAPIGVLGGLDLDPAGVALALVAGFFWALYIVLSQRTGSVFPGVSGLMLGMCVGAVMLVPVGIAQGGTALLDPKILLIGAAVALLSSVIPYSLEMEALRKLPTRVFGVLMSLEPAMAALVGFVVLREALAPRAVLAIALVTLAAFGSSRFREKSPE; this comes from the coding sequence TTGGGACAGGTCAGGGCGGGAGTAGCGAGGCTGGAGCGAGGTTTCGTCGCGTCGCGGGAGGCGTTTGGGTCGGTGCCGCCGACGGGGCTCGTGATGCTCGGGATCGGCTGCTTTCAGTTCGGGGCGGCGCTGGCGAAGGGGCTTTTCGAGGTTGCAGGTCCCGGCGGGATGGTCTTTATGCGCGTCGGGTTTGCGGCGCTCATCCTCGCGCTTTTATGGCGGCCGGAGTTCCGGGGTTATACGGCGCGCCAGTACGCGCTCGCGGCCGTGTTCGGGGCCGTGCTTGCGGCGATGAACTTCGCCTTCTACTCCTCGCTCGCGCGCATTCCGCTCGGGGTCGCGGTTACGCTGGAGTTCACCGGACCGCTCACCGTCGCCGTGCTCGGGAGCCGGAGGATTCTCGACCTCCTGTGGGTCGTGCTCGCAGCGGGCGGCATCCTGCTCCTCGCTCCGATCGGGGTCTTGGGCGGCCTCGACCTCGACCCGGCGGGCGTCGCGCTCGCGCTCGTCGCGGGCTTCTTCTGGGCGCTCTACATCGTGCTCAGCCAGAGGACCGGCTCGGTCTTTCCCGGCGTGAGCGGGCTGATGCTCGGGATGTGCGTCGGGGCCGTGATGCTCGTCCCGGTCGGCATAGCGCAGGGCGGGACGGCGCTTCTGGACCCGAAGATACTCCTGATCGGCGCCGCCGTCGCCCTGCTGTCGAGCGTGATCCCCTACTCCCTTGAGATGGAGGCCCTCAGAAAGCTCCCGACCCGCGTCTTCGGCGTGCTGATGAGCCTTGAGCCCGCAATGGCCGCTCTCGTCGGCTTCGTTGTACTGAGAGAGGCCCTCGCCCCGCGCGCCGTGCTCGCCATCGCCCTCGTAACCCTCGCAGCCTTCGGCTCGTCGCGCTTCCGGGAGAAATCTCCGGAGTAG
- a CDS encoding bifunctional 3'-5' exonuclease/DNA polymerase, producing the protein MEGTETGRVGSSARDFTLVASPEDLPRVVDSLKGAPLIGTDIETTGLSPRDSKARLLQLATPEETFVIDLFAVGSIEPLRPVLEAGPVKILHNAKFDYAFLFDLYGVRLAPLFDTMLAAQLLSGGEHEGRSYSLESVAERYLDEEVDKSARRDDWAGELSERQLEYAAKDARILLPLQERLRSELEEQGLKLVSRIEFGAVGALAEMELAGIKLDVAKWGELEVVVRERRDRAAERLESFFPQPEGMLPLEGLGPSLNLNSPKQITDAFKSLGIDLPDTKVWTLLKVEHPAAKALLEYRELQKKLGTYLETYPKYIHPKTGRIHASFLQCRVPTGRLACTNPNVQQIPNEDEFRSCFVAEEGNTLVIADYSQIELRILAEVSEDPEFVRAFNEGEDLHRLTAATMYDVPMESVTKEQRSDAKRINFGLMYGRGAKSLSAQLGTDEARGRRLINEYFANYPRVQKFLQETAARATKERTLRTLAGRVRKFRDEDDLGRQDKGAMRREAMNYPIQGASADIAKLALIYINKELRGTDARLINSIHDEFVIECPEDIAPEVSEKVKLAMTRAGEKILKKVPVEVETMISPEWRK; encoded by the coding sequence ATGGAAGGGACAGAGACAGGAAGAGTCGGCTCGTCGGCGCGGGACTTCACCCTTGTAGCTTCTCCCGAGGACCTGCCACGCGTCGTCGACTCTCTGAAGGGCGCGCCCCTCATCGGGACGGACATCGAGACTACGGGGCTCTCTCCGAGGGACTCGAAGGCCAGGCTTCTGCAGCTTGCAACGCCGGAGGAGACGTTCGTTATAGACCTGTTCGCGGTCGGCTCGATCGAGCCGCTGCGGCCCGTTCTCGAAGCCGGTCCGGTGAAGATCCTGCACAACGCGAAGTTCGACTACGCCTTTCTCTTCGATCTGTACGGGGTTCGCCTCGCGCCGCTCTTCGACACGATGCTCGCGGCGCAGCTTCTCTCCGGCGGCGAGCACGAGGGGCGGTCTTACTCGCTGGAGTCCGTTGCGGAGCGCTACCTCGACGAAGAGGTGGACAAGAGCGCCCGGCGCGACGACTGGGCGGGCGAGCTCTCCGAGCGGCAACTGGAGTACGCGGCGAAGGACGCCCGGATACTGCTGCCGCTTCAGGAGAGGCTCCGCTCCGAACTCGAAGAGCAGGGCCTGAAGCTCGTGAGCCGAATCGAGTTCGGGGCGGTCGGAGCGCTCGCGGAGATGGAGCTGGCCGGGATCAAGCTCGACGTGGCGAAGTGGGGCGAGCTGGAGGTCGTTGTCCGGGAACGAAGGGACCGGGCGGCGGAGCGCCTCGAATCTTTCTTTCCGCAACCGGAGGGGATGCTGCCCCTGGAGGGTCTCGGTCCGAGCCTGAACCTGAACAGTCCGAAGCAGATCACGGACGCCTTCAAGTCCCTGGGGATAGACCTCCCGGACACAAAGGTCTGGACGCTACTCAAGGTCGAGCACCCGGCGGCGAAGGCGCTCCTTGAGTACCGGGAGCTTCAGAAGAAGCTCGGGACGTACCTGGAGACGTACCCGAAGTACATCCACCCGAAGACCGGACGCATCCACGCGAGCTTCCTTCAGTGCCGGGTGCCGACGGGAAGGCTCGCGTGCACGAACCCGAACGTGCAGCAGATCCCGAACGAGGACGAGTTCCGAAGCTGTTTTGTCGCAGAAGAAGGCAACACGCTCGTGATCGCGGACTACTCCCAGATCGAGCTCAGGATACTCGCCGAGGTCTCCGAGGACCCGGAGTTCGTGCGGGCCTTCAACGAGGGCGAGGACCTTCACCGCCTGACAGCCGCGACGATGTACGACGTGCCGATGGAGTCCGTGACGAAGGAGCAGCGCTCCGACGCGAAGCGCATAAACTTCGGCCTGATGTACGGGCGCGGCGCGAAGAGCCTCTCGGCGCAGCTCGGCACCGACGAGGCGCGCGGGAGGAGGCTCATAAACGAGTACTTCGCAAACTACCCGCGTGTGCAGAAGTTCTTGCAGGAGACCGCGGCGAGGGCGACAAAGGAGAGGACGCTCCGAACGCTCGCCGGACGGGTCAGAAAGTTCCGCGACGAGGACGACCTTGGTAGGCAGGACAAGGGCGCGATGCGCCGGGAGGCGATGAACTACCCCATTCAGGGCGCGAGCGCGGACATCGCGAAGCTTGCCCTGATCTACATAAACAAAGAGCTCCGCGGCACCGACGCCCGCCTCATAAACTCCATCCACGACGAGTTCGTGATCGAGTGCCCGGAGGACATCGCGCCAGAGGTCTCCGAGAAGGTCAAGCTCGCCATGACCCGCGCCGGGGAGAAGATCCTCAAAAAGGTCCCCGTCGAAGTCGAGACGATGATCTCACCTGAGTGGCGGAAGTAG
- a CDS encoding site-2 protease family protein: MGSAFKIGRFFGIDVKVHWTFFLLLGFLGFLSYTQNQSIVAAVVTAGLILALFFCVLLHEYGHSITAQRLGIEIEDITLLPIGGVARMKSMTERPWDEVKIALAGPAVNFVLAPIFLGLSLLFGGLGGGVPSLFTGVETVGQFFGFLAIINVILAVFNLLPAFPMDGGRVLRGLLATKLGQVRATDISSAVGQMTAVGFFFIGLLINPLLALVAVFIFFGASGEAQMVRQREMLRGLSVRDVMGTKRHTETVTPWHNFGQVFDMVLHGYQDDFPVLDDDGRLVGMITRSEIASAAHSPDRFSTVRDLMKTDFPTITPDADLFTDAQKLLQESGLRAIPVMENGELAGMLTIDDIGQASLLRDIRSVGRVQNGRQSFGSRESNWQR, from the coding sequence ATGGGAAGCGCGTTCAAGATCGGCCGGTTCTTCGGTATAGACGTCAAGGTCCACTGGACGTTCTTCCTGCTCCTGGGATTCCTCGGGTTCCTCTCCTACACGCAGAACCAGAGCATCGTCGCGGCGGTGGTCACGGCCGGGCTCATACTCGCGCTCTTCTTCTGCGTCCTTCTGCACGAGTACGGGCACTCCATAACGGCCCAGCGGCTCGGCATCGAGATCGAGGACATAACCCTTCTTCCGATAGGCGGCGTGGCGCGCATGAAGTCCATGACCGAACGGCCGTGGGACGAGGTGAAGATCGCCCTCGCAGGGCCGGCGGTGAACTTTGTGCTCGCGCCGATCTTCCTCGGGCTCTCGCTGCTCTTCGGAGGGCTCGGAGGCGGGGTCCCGAGCCTGTTCACCGGCGTCGAGACGGTCGGACAGTTCTTCGGCTTTCTCGCGATCATCAACGTCATACTCGCGGTCTTTAACCTGCTGCCGGCCTTCCCGATGGACGGCGGACGCGTCCTCAGGGGCCTGCTCGCAACGAAGCTCGGACAGGTCCGGGCGACGGACATCTCCTCGGCGGTCGGGCAGATGACGGCGGTCGGCTTCTTCTTTATCGGGCTCCTCATCAACCCGTTGCTCGCGCTTGTTGCGGTGTTTATCTTTTTCGGGGCCTCGGGCGAGGCGCAGATGGTCCGCCAGCGCGAGATGCTCCGCGGCCTCTCCGTGCGGGACGTCATGGGGACCAAGCGCCACACCGAGACCGTTACGCCCTGGCACAACTTCGGGCAGGTCTTCGATATGGTCCTGCACGGCTACCAGGACGACTTCCCCGTTCTGGACGACGACGGACGGCTCGTGGGCATGATCACGCGCAGCGAGATCGCCTCCGCCGCCCACTCGCCGGACCGCTTCTCGACCGTGCGCGACCTGATGAAGACGGACTTCCCGACGATCACCCCCGACGCCGACCTCTTCACCGACGCCCAGAAGCTCCTTCAGGAGAGCGGCCTGCGCGCGATCCCGGTCATGGAGAACGGCGAGCTGGCCGGGATGCTCACAATAGACGACATCGGCCAGGCGAGCCTTTTGCGCGACATCCGCAGCGTCGGGCGTGTCCAGAACGGCCGCCAGAGCTTCGGGAGCCGCGAGAGCAACTGGCAGCGCTAG
- a CDS encoding cobalamin-binding protein: protein MRVASLLPSATELVAFAGAGGSLVGVTHECDYPEPVRGLPRLTSSKIAAETMTSREIDAAVGGMTDAESLYALDADLLERLRPDLVVTQGLCEVCAVSEGLVARAVSRLPQRPELLSLNPTSIEGVLNDALRVARAVGAERETALKVAALRERLKHAGERIRSVPERPRVACVEWLDPPFSAGHWVPEIVALAGGEDVLARPGETSRRMSWAEVAEAEPEVLVLMPCGFGVERVLREVGGLAEDADYRRVEAVRRGEVWVVDANSYFSRPAPRLVDGVEILARILHPDAFPDPPDRRDALRLALAGRIG from the coding sequence ATGCGCGTAGCCTCCCTGCTCCCGAGCGCCACCGAGCTTGTCGCCTTCGCCGGAGCCGGGGGCTCGCTCGTCGGCGTAACCCACGAGTGCGACTACCCCGAACCCGTCCGGGGCCTACCGCGTCTCACGAGCTCGAAGATCGCCGCCGAGACCATGACGAGCCGCGAGATAGACGCCGCCGTCGGCGGGATGACCGACGCGGAGAGCCTCTACGCCCTCGACGCCGACCTTCTCGAAAGGCTCCGCCCCGACCTCGTCGTTACGCAGGGGCTCTGCGAGGTCTGCGCCGTCTCCGAGGGTCTCGTCGCGCGGGCTGTCTCGCGGCTTCCGCAGCGACCGGAGCTCCTCTCCCTCAACCCGACCTCTATCGAAGGGGTGCTGAACGACGCTCTACGCGTCGCCCGCGCCGTCGGGGCGGAGCGCGAGACGGCTCTCAAGGTCGCGGCGTTGCGGGAGCGGCTGAAGCACGCCGGCGAACGCATCCGGTCCGTCCCGGAGCGACCACGCGTCGCCTGCGTCGAGTGGCTCGACCCGCCGTTCTCCGCCGGACACTGGGTGCCGGAGATCGTCGCGCTCGCAGGCGGAGAGGACGTCCTTGCCCGACCCGGCGAGACCTCGCGGCGCATGAGCTGGGCCGAGGTCGCGGAGGCCGAACCGGAGGTGCTCGTGCTCATGCCCTGCGGCTTCGGTGTCGAACGGGTCCTGCGGGAGGTCGGGGGGCTCGCGGAGGATGCCGACTACCGCAGAGTAGAGGCCGTGCGGCGCGGGGAGGTCTGGGTCGTTGATGCGAACTCGTACTTCTCCCGGCCCGCGCCGAGGCTCGTGGACGGGGTGGAGATCCTGGCGCGCATCCTGCACCCCGACGCGTTCCCGGACCCTCCCGACAGACGGGATGCCCTCCGGCTCGCCCTCGCCGGGCGGATCGGCTAG
- a CDS encoding HD domain-containing protein gives METTAVRDIEDLVARAGTHPVWGYTHCLRVNDLAAALGREEGLECDAEVLRLAALLHDIGLYKAYNLREAPNHAERSAAVADRLLRDADFSPTRIGVVTEVVRNHQPGTRPAPFAESVLLNDAVVLDYLGSVGMSRVLAMVGLEPDVPDLASAVSHAEDLRRTLPNLLNLEASRELAAERVLEMDEFTERLRRATDDLRLL, from the coding sequence ATGGAGACGACCGCCGTCCGGGACATCGAGGACCTTGTAGCCCGCGCCGGGACGCATCCGGTCTGGGGCTACACGCACTGCCTGAGGGTGAACGACCTCGCCGCCGCGCTCGGCCGCGAGGAGGGGCTCGAATGCGACGCCGAGGTCCTGCGCCTCGCCGCGCTTCTGCACGACATCGGGCTCTACAAGGCGTACAACCTGCGCGAGGCCCCGAACCACGCGGAGCGGTCCGCCGCCGTTGCGGACAGGCTCCTGCGCGACGCGGACTTCTCCCCGACCCGCATCGGCGTCGTCACGGAGGTCGTCCGTAACCACCAGCCCGGCACCCGGCCCGCGCCCTTTGCGGAGTCGGTCCTCCTGAACGACGCGGTCGTCCTCGATTACCTCGGCTCCGTCGGCATGAGCCGGGTCCTTGCGATGGTCGGCCTCGAACCCGACGTCCCGGACCTCGCGAGCGCCGTTTCACACGCCGAAGACCTCCGGCGCACGCTCCCGAACCTCCTGAACCTCGAAGCCAGCCGCGAGCTCGCCGCAGAGCGCGTCCTTGAGATGGACGAGTTCACCGAGCGCCTGCGCCGCGCAACGGACGACCTGAGGCTCCTTTAG
- a CDS encoding tetratricopeptide repeat protein translates to MKHEELLEQGETLAEEGLLEEALSRFEQALESAPEDPEVLEAVGRALLNLGRLEEAEACYLDALELDPEWAAPRMGLALVAMRRDEPFKTVHHLERAIESDPEYPEAYVELGRYYGLMGEPALAKATFERWTKRHPEDADVLINAGLTSFDAGDHAQALVFFEEALGVAEDAEQRSGARTFRANSLDMLGRYREAVEAYEEVIRDSPSWWEAHANLGICHARNDRPDEAEAAFRRGLAACPGSPEVRDELAAHLLAEKRSPEEALRLAEEAVALGRDEVRHLQTLAEARLACGDEAGAEETFREVLDLDPENPDAHLELGLLCDRRGESAKAEEHFMESLKSDPSNPRALYSYASIYYASGDLETAEEILVRAVSSDASYSPALSALASIRARRGEYAASLDYLERAIEAGERDVEHFKAAVEFIPLRQDPRFRRLMLKMGDRPSPGGTQGSEA, encoded by the coding sequence GTGAAGCACGAAGAACTACTTGAGCAGGGCGAGACGCTCGCCGAGGAGGGGCTCCTCGAAGAGGCGCTCTCGCGCTTCGAGCAGGCCCTGGAGAGCGCGCCGGAGGACCCGGAGGTCCTTGAAGCGGTCGGACGGGCGCTCCTGAACCTCGGGCGGCTCGAAGAGGCCGAGGCGTGCTACCTCGACGCCTTGGAGCTCGACCCGGAGTGGGCCGCCCCGCGCATGGGGCTCGCCCTCGTTGCAATGCGCCGCGACGAGCCGTTCAAGACCGTCCACCACCTAGAGCGAGCCATCGAGTCCGACCCGGAGTACCCGGAGGCCTACGTCGAGCTCGGCCGCTACTACGGCCTGATGGGCGAGCCCGCCCTTGCGAAGGCGACCTTCGAGCGCTGGACGAAGCGTCACCCCGAGGACGCCGACGTCCTTATAAACGCGGGGCTCACCTCTTTCGATGCCGGGGACCACGCCCAGGCGCTCGTCTTTTTCGAGGAGGCCCTCGGCGTCGCAGAGGACGCCGAGCAGAGGAGCGGCGCAAGGACCTTCCGGGCGAACTCGCTCGACATGCTCGGGCGCTACCGGGAGGCCGTCGAGGCCTACGAGGAGGTTATAAGGGACTCCCCGAGTTGGTGGGAGGCGCACGCGAACCTCGGGATCTGCCACGCAAGAAACGACCGTCCCGACGAGGCCGAGGCCGCCTTCCGGAGGGGCCTCGCCGCGTGCCCCGGCTCGCCGGAGGTCCGGGACGAGCTCGCCGCGCACCTGCTCGCCGAGAAGCGGAGCCCCGAGGAGGCCCTCCGGCTCGCCGAGGAGGCCGTCGCGCTCGGGCGCGACGAGGTGAGGCACCTCCAGACCCTTGCCGAGGCCCGGCTCGCTTGCGGCGACGAGGCGGGCGCGGAGGAGACCTTCCGGGAGGTTCTGGACCTCGACCCGGAGAACCCGGACGCTCACCTGGAGCTCGGGCTGCTCTGCGACCGGCGCGGCGAGAGCGCAAAGGCCGAGGAGCACTTCATGGAGTCGCTCAAGAGCGACCCCTCGAACCCGCGCGCCCTCTACTCCTACGCGAGCATCTACTACGCCTCGGGCGACCTCGAAACGGCGGAGGAGATCCTTGTCCGGGCCGTCTCCTCGGATGCCTCCTACTCCCCCGCGCTCTCCGCTCTGGCGAGCATCCGGGCGCGCCGGGGCGAGTACGCGGCCTCCCTCGACTACCTGGAGCGGGCCATCGAGGCCGGGGAGCGCGACGTCGAGCACTTCAAGGCCGCCGTCGAGTTCATCCCCCTGAGGCAGGACCCGCGCTTCAGGCGGCTCATGCTGAAGATGGGCGACCGTCCCTCCCCGGGTGGGACGCAGGGAAGCGAGGCTTAG
- a CDS encoding acyl-CoA thioesterase, translating to MKSPPVVRKLEVRYRDLDTLGHVNNAVYLEYFEEIRFAYWWRMAAMIGVTEFVGGDIPGAQFVIAETTVRYKAPIELTDTVFGAARVTRIGNRSYSMEYEIRSGDSFDSGTPIATGDSAQVFYDPKTSEVTPRPEWFLPTVAELEGRSEDAFLA from the coding sequence TTGAAGAGTCCGCCGGTCGTGAGGAAGCTCGAGGTCCGCTACCGGGACCTCGACACTTTAGGGCACGTCAACAACGCCGTGTACCTGGAGTACTTCGAGGAGATCCGCTTCGCGTACTGGTGGAGGATGGCGGCCATGATCGGCGTCACCGAGTTCGTCGGCGGCGACATCCCGGGCGCGCAGTTCGTTATCGCAGAGACTACCGTTAGGTACAAGGCTCCGATAGAACTGACCGACACCGTCTTCGGCGCGGCGCGCGTAACGCGCATCGGGAACCGCTCCTACTCGATGGAGTACGAGATCCGCTCGGGAGACTCTTTCGATTCCGGCACGCCCATCGCCACGGGCGACTCCGCCCAGGTCTTCTACGACCCGAAGACCAGCGAGGTAACCCCCCGCCCGGAGTGGTTTCTCCCGACCGTCGCGGAGCTCGAAGGCCGCTCCGAGGACGCCTTCCTCGCGTGA